One window of Dethiosulfovibrio salsuginis genomic DNA carries:
- the cysK gene encoding cysteine synthase A, with product MRYKVDELINVKAIGKTAMMVVRPSEGLGEIALKLEGNGLGGSIKDRTAWGMLRRAEELGELRDDTVIVEPTSGNTGIALAMLGRSLGLSVVLTMPESMSRERRDLLTAYGARLELTSGERGMAGAMERAREIAEEDPRALMVDQFSNPGNPWAHQVTTGPEILQDLWGRRIDGFVAGVGTGGTLTGTARALKPVHHGMRVVAVEPASSPVLSGGEVAPHGIQGIGAGFIPPVLDRSLVDEVATVTDSEAWEGTRELLARWGIFSGISSGANYMAALKLAKEVGPDGLVVTVLPDRGDKYISTGVFNA from the coding sequence ATGAGATACAAAGTCGATGAGTTGATAAACGTCAAAGCTATAGGCAAGACCGCAATGATGGTGGTGAGACCCTCCGAGGGGCTAGGGGAAATCGCTTTGAAGCTGGAGGGTAACGGTCTGGGGGGATCGATAAAGGACAGGACCGCATGGGGAATGCTTCGCAGGGCGGAGGAACTGGGAGAGCTGAGGGACGATACTGTGATAGTGGAACCTACGTCGGGAAACACCGGCATAGCCCTCGCTATGCTCGGCAGAAGCCTAGGGCTCTCGGTGGTGTTGACTATGCCCGAATCTATGTCCAGAGAGAGACGGGATCTTCTCACCGCCTACGGTGCCAGACTTGAGCTGACCTCCGGGGAGAGAGGGATGGCTGGGGCTATGGAGAGGGCTAGGGAGATAGCCGAGGAAGATCCCAGGGCCCTTATGGTGGACCAGTTCTCCAACCCCGGGAATCCCTGGGCCCATCAGGTGACCACCGGCCCGGAGATCCTTCAGGATCTGTGGGGTAGGCGGATCGACGGTTTTGTGGCAGGTGTGGGCACCGGCGGAACTTTGACCGGAACCGCTAGGGCCCTGAAGCCGGTCCACCACGGAATGAGAGTCGTCGCCGTCGAGCCGGCCTCAAGTCCCGTTCTGTCCGGCGGGGAGGTCGCGCCTCACGGTATACAGGGAATAGGGGCGGGGTTTATACCTCCCGTCCTGGACAGATCCTTGGTGGACGAGGTTGCCACCGTGACCGACTCTGAGGCCTGGGAAGGAACCAGAGAACTTCTGGCCCGGTGGGGTATATTCTCCGGTATCTCCTCCGGTGCCAACTATATGGCGGCCCTTAAACTGGCCAAGGAGGTTGGACCTGACGGTCTTGTGGTCACAGTCCTCCCTGACAGAGGGGATAAATACATAAGCACAGGGGTCTTTAACGCTTAA
- the cysE gene encoding serine O-acetyltransferase, with product MRDKRRGFWGAIVEDWNAVRRNDPALPTGLRGKAEFALCYPGVHALWIYRLGHSLHGRGIPVIPRIISHLGRLLTGIEIHPGAVIGKGLFIDHGMGVVIGETAEIGDNVSLFHGVTLGGRGGEVGKRHPTVEDDVVIGAGTQVLGPIRLGKGARVGAGSVVLEDVPPGVTVTGEQARVRDGSGPLLRRIEELERRIDEMATLLGSSRGQEVA from the coding sequence ATGAGAGATAAAAGAAGAGGTTTTTGGGGCGCCATAGTGGAGGACTGGAACGCAGTAAGGAGAAACGATCCCGCACTGCCCACCGGATTGAGGGGAAAGGCGGAGTTTGCCCTGTGCTATCCCGGAGTTCACGCTCTGTGGATATACAGATTGGGCCACAGTCTCCACGGCAGGGGGATACCGGTTATCCCAAGGATAATAAGCCATCTAGGACGGTTGTTGACGGGGATAGAGATCCACCCCGGTGCGGTTATAGGCAAGGGTCTCTTCATAGACCACGGCATGGGAGTGGTCATAGGGGAGACCGCCGAGATAGGGGACAACGTTTCCCTGTTTCACGGCGTTACCTTGGGAGGAAGGGGAGGAGAGGTCGGCAAGCGTCATCCTACCGTCGAGGACGACGTGGTGATCGGTGCGGGAACTCAGGTATTAGGCCCTATCCGGCTGGGCAAAGGAGCCAGGGTTGGTGCGGGCAGCGTGGTGCTGGAGGACGTTCCTCCTGGTGTTACTGTGACAGGAGAACAGGCCAGGGTGAGGGACGGTTCGGGCCCTCTCCTTCGGAGGATAGAGGAACTTGAGCGGCGTATAGACGAGATGGCCACCCTTTTAGGGTCGTCCAGGGGACAGGAGGTCGCGTGA
- a CDS encoding DUF502 domain-containing protein codes for MSDFEKTPPSNDHSGDNKSPLLKRFGKNFATGLLVFLPLAILIFIVRLLIQTVTVVGKTLFGFTESVEATMVIFVLLIMVITYAGSKFAKREIWTLNSLEKAIIAIPLAGSWYETIKDLVGSFTGTGKTDAYLGVVRVPVGRGHVLGFVTRKDTGPDGEVSLSIFMPTSPNPTSGIVLFFREEDVQYVDITPEHAFKIIISLGLKR; via the coding sequence GTGAGCGATTTTGAGAAAACCCCGCCTTCAAACGACCACAGCGGGGACAATAAGTCCCCGCTGCTGAAAAGGTTTGGCAAAAACTTTGCCACAGGGCTTCTGGTTTTTCTGCCTCTGGCAATTTTGATCTTCATAGTCAGACTCCTGATACAGACCGTGACGGTTGTAGGCAAGACCCTCTTCGGCTTCACCGAATCGGTGGAGGCCACTATGGTGATCTTCGTCTTGCTGATCATGGTGATCACCTACGCCGGCAGCAAGTTCGCAAAGAGAGAGATATGGACGCTGAATTCCCTGGAAAAGGCCATTATCGCCATCCCTCTTGCGGGATCGTGGTACGAAACCATAAAGGACCTAGTGGGCTCTTTTACCGGAACGGGAAAAACCGACGCCTATCTAGGGGTCGTAAGGGTTCCGGTGGGCAGAGGTCACGTCCTGGGGTTCGTCACCAGAAAGGACACAGGCCCGGACGGAGAGGTCAGCCTGAGCATCTTCATGCCTACATCGCCTAACCCAACCTCAGGGATAGTCCTGTTTTTCAGGGAAGAGGACGTCCAATACGTGGACATAACCCCGGAACACGCCTTCAAGATAATCATATCCCTAGGTCTTAAGCGTTAA
- a CDS encoding TetR/AcrR family transcriptional regulator, with product MIEREGRDVRGDILGSARRLFLQDGYDRVSVDRVIQDAGASKGSFYHYFQSKADLADELVREMLAPVYRQIGEIAESNLDGLSKLNQAFRIAYQWKSDNAKMLKFIVRSFWSDSNLLVRHKMKSWSMKKDKALLAGMLGQGMEEGTFAIEDPEDVAELIVHLGTGIGESMAALFVSIDDSPDKIELMERKVKLFERTLDCILGVPKGTVKTFDMESLKVILAEGVI from the coding sequence TTGATAGAGAGAGAAGGTCGGGACGTCAGAGGGGATATTCTGGGCTCGGCCAGGAGGCTTTTTTTACAGGACGGTTACGACAGGGTCTCGGTGGACAGGGTTATCCAGGACGCCGGTGCGTCTAAGGGCAGTTTTTACCATTATTTTCAATCCAAGGCCGATCTGGCCGATGAATTAGTGAGGGAAATGTTGGCTCCGGTCTATCGGCAAATAGGCGAGATAGCCGAGTCGAATTTAGATGGGCTATCAAAGCTAAACCAGGCATTCAGGATCGCCTATCAGTGGAAATCGGACAACGCAAAGATGCTTAAGTTTATCGTAAGGTCCTTCTGGAGCGACAGTAACCTTTTAGTTCGACACAAAATGAAGTCCTGGAGCATGAAAAAGGACAAAGCCCTCCTTGCGGGTATGCTAGGCCAGGGCATGGAGGAGGGGACTTTCGCCATAGAGGATCCCGAGGACGTAGCGGAGCTGATAGTCCATCTGGGAACCGGTATCGGCGAGTCTATGGCCGCTCTTTTCGTCTCCATAGACGATTCACCTGATAAGATAGAGCTTATGGAGAGAAAGGTGAAGTTGTTTGAAAGGACGTTAGACTGCATTCTGGGGGTCCCTAAGGGAACGGTTAAAACCTTCGACATGGAGAGCCTTAAGGTTATCCTCGCCGAGGGCGTGATTTGA
- a CDS encoding HD domain-containing protein: MISRSLIELIFSSSSIERWNDHPRPVQFTEMAKQAHKFIIAYVIGRDEEDRGVNVDWQSLIEGSIFEFLHRVVVTDIKPPIFHRLMADKTQRDQLNRWVMKKLTPLLAPIPGNLIDRWEHYFLSDNRERQERKYLQAAHYLATKWEFDFICLWSTPIYRIESTKDEIYRQVMEHMDIQAVRKIVQDEGLAGFISLVGQLRFQKRWAQTPRIPQTSVLGHLLFVAILSWLVVYELGGCDRRLYNAFYGGLFHDLPEVLTRDIVSPVKRSVEGLEQMIKDLEMEAISQEVLPLIPTSWHDEILSFVKDEFENRIKREDGTRLILPGDLTEDHDKDHLDPIDGKVIEGCDKLTAFIEASESIRIGIKSGELFDGKRNIYEKYYNKTLNGYPIGILFDYFR, translated from the coding sequence TTGATAAGTCGCTCCCTCATAGAGCTTATTTTCTCCTCCTCCAGCATAGAGAGGTGGAACGACCATCCCAGGCCGGTGCAGTTCACCGAGATGGCCAAACAAGCGCACAAGTTCATTATAGCCTACGTCATAGGAAGAGACGAGGAAGATCGAGGGGTTAACGTAGACTGGCAGAGCCTGATCGAAGGCTCTATTTTCGAGTTTCTCCACAGAGTTGTGGTGACCGATATAAAACCCCCTATATTCCACCGACTGATGGCGGACAAAACCCAAAGAGACCAGCTCAACCGGTGGGTTATGAAAAAGCTGACCCCCCTCCTAGCCCCTATACCGGGAAACCTGATCGATCGATGGGAGCACTATTTTCTCTCCGATAACAGGGAGAGACAGGAGAGAAAATACCTCCAGGCGGCCCACTATTTAGCGACCAAGTGGGAGTTCGACTTCATATGCCTGTGGAGCACCCCTATATACAGGATAGAGAGCACCAAAGATGAGATATACCGCCAGGTGATGGAGCACATGGACATCCAGGCTGTGAGAAAAATAGTCCAGGACGAAGGGCTGGCGGGATTCATCTCCCTGGTAGGTCAGCTCAGGTTCCAGAAAAGGTGGGCCCAGACCCCGAGGATACCTCAGACTTCGGTTTTAGGCCACCTGCTTTTCGTGGCGATACTCTCCTGGCTTGTGGTTTATGAGCTAGGCGGCTGTGACAGAAGGCTTTATAACGCGTTCTACGGAGGCCTTTTTCACGACCTTCCGGAGGTTCTCACCAGAGATATAGTCTCTCCGGTAAAAAGGTCCGTAGAGGGGCTGGAACAGATGATAAAGGACCTGGAGATGGAGGCCATCTCTCAGGAGGTATTGCCCCTTATACCGACCTCCTGGCACGACGAAATCCTGTCTTTCGTCAAAGACGAGTTCGAGAACCGAATAAAACGGGAAGACGGGACCAGGCTGATCCTACCGGGAGACCTGACGGAGGACCACGATAAAGATCATCTAGACCCTATAGACGGCAAGGTCATAGAGGGATGCGATAAACTGACCGCCTTTATCGAGGCCTCCGAGTCGATCAGGATCGGCATAAAATCGGGAGAACTCTTCGACGGCAAGAGAAATATATACGAAAAATACTACAACAAGACGCTAAACGGATATCCAATAGGTATCCTTTTCGACTACTTCCGATAG
- a CDS encoding sensor domain-containing diguanylate cyclase, giving the protein MSGRSFFRLTLKDVEAGKGTRLKRTSFFLFIAMAVFVAFLSGQLWMDKRAIGRQENSFNRHQSRQILIARQAMEDHLRSIINRISILAATTVSESLNLDSFQFIEDGMATLVRANDDVIAVLFRLDAQKDRVFSYHRPLSPGAKAQQIGREAMDMDNFISTGMAPIRVDDLQIVENRPLMTVLMNIYSAKGEKRGQMATVIDLSAAIGRYMVPLRGGNNGVAYLLDHRGEIVYHPLRSMVGKSVENVIYPDDLDKRSWRAMYDQPSGQGSHIEIGPGETEIRKLVVWDTIRILNQSFVLVLSTPDKDIEIVVREDRALRFLLGIFLVGTVAISLLWWTEVSHQKELKKSEARYQAIIDDQYELVTRFTPDGTFTFANDAYCRFFGLIPSEVIGAHFGDVRPEGDVEIITSLFRSISPENPSNINEERIELKDGSIKYLSWSNRGIFDGNGKLVEVQAVARDVTDRKKMEMALQEEALQMEKLNRIAQQLTATESRSELAKMLLNALTMDMKFLSASLSLRSEDGSTKIFGEGRAVIEGLEGEKGHRTSTPLVFQDKDLGSIDVITRYPLDEMETRMISILADHTAGLLELKDIMDKRTQEALVDPLTDIWNRRYILKHLEMESHRVKRYGDKASLALIDLGDFKLVNDLHGHEAGDETLRKVAKILEEATRSSDMVARYGGDEFLIYMPNTSPQQAKVVMTRAAQIVTVRDFPHPIALDYGIAGIPDDGDDFLEVIKVADRRMYLSKAKRKQSVFS; this is encoded by the coding sequence CTTAAACGAACCTCGTTTTTTCTCTTCATCGCGATGGCGGTGTTCGTGGCCTTTCTGTCCGGTCAGCTCTGGATGGACAAAAGAGCCATAGGGAGGCAGGAGAACTCCTTCAACCGACACCAATCCCGACAGATACTCATAGCCCGACAGGCCATGGAGGACCATCTCAGGTCCATAATAAACCGGATATCCATTCTGGCTGCCACGACGGTATCCGAATCCCTAAACCTGGACTCTTTCCAGTTCATCGAAGACGGAATGGCCACCCTTGTCAGGGCCAACGACGACGTTATCGCCGTCCTTTTTCGGCTGGACGCACAAAAAGACAGGGTCTTTAGCTACCACCGGCCCCTATCTCCAGGAGCTAAGGCTCAGCAAATAGGCCGTGAAGCGATGGACATGGATAACTTTATCTCCACCGGAATGGCGCCTATAAGGGTAGACGACCTACAGATCGTCGAGAACAGGCCTCTTATGACGGTGCTTATGAATATATACTCCGCCAAAGGTGAAAAAAGAGGCCAGATGGCGACGGTGATAGACCTATCCGCCGCTATAGGCCGCTATATGGTTCCACTCCGAGGTGGAAACAACGGAGTAGCCTATCTGCTGGACCACAGGGGAGAGATCGTCTACCACCCTCTGAGATCGATGGTCGGCAAATCGGTAGAGAACGTGATCTACCCCGATGATCTGGACAAAAGGTCCTGGAGGGCCATGTACGATCAGCCCAGCGGCCAGGGGAGCCATATAGAGATAGGCCCAGGAGAGACCGAGATAAGGAAGCTGGTGGTGTGGGACACCATCAGGATACTCAACCAGAGCTTCGTCCTGGTTCTATCCACCCCGGACAAGGATATCGAGATAGTGGTAAGGGAGGACAGGGCACTACGGTTTCTCCTCGGTATATTCCTGGTAGGTACGGTGGCCATATCCCTCCTGTGGTGGACCGAGGTCTCCCATCAGAAGGAGCTAAAAAAGAGCGAGGCCCGATACCAGGCCATAATAGACGACCAGTACGAATTGGTGACCCGTTTCACCCCTGACGGGACCTTCACCTTCGCCAACGACGCCTATTGCAGGTTCTTCGGACTGATTCCTTCGGAGGTAATCGGGGCTCACTTTGGGGACGTAAGACCGGAGGGAGACGTGGAGATAATAACCTCTCTTTTCAGGTCAATATCGCCGGAGAATCCGTCCAACATAAACGAGGAGAGAATAGAGCTTAAGGACGGCTCCATAAAATACCTGAGCTGGAGCAACAGGGGAATATTCGACGGGAACGGCAAGCTCGTTGAGGTTCAGGCGGTAGCGAGGGACGTGACGGACAGAAAGAAAATGGAGATGGCCCTTCAAGAGGAAGCCCTTCAGATGGAGAAGCTAAATCGAATAGCACAACAGCTCACCGCCACCGAATCGAGATCCGAACTGGCTAAAATGCTCCTTAACGCTCTGACCATGGACATGAAATTCCTCTCCGCGTCGCTTTCGCTGAGGTCGGAGGACGGATCGACGAAGATATTCGGTGAAGGACGGGCGGTCATAGAGGGGCTGGAGGGCGAAAAAGGGCACAGGACTTCGACTCCACTGGTTTTTCAGGATAAAGATCTAGGCTCTATAGACGTCATAACCAGATACCCTCTCGACGAGATGGAGACCAGGATGATCTCCATACTTGCGGATCATACCGCAGGTCTTCTGGAGCTCAAAGACATAATGGACAAGAGAACCCAGGAGGCCCTCGTCGACCCTCTGACGGATATATGGAACAGGAGGTACATACTTAAGCATCTCGAGATGGAGAGCCACAGGGTGAAAAGATACGGAGACAAAGCCAGCCTGGCCCTTATCGACCTGGGGGACTTTAAACTGGTGAACGACCTTCACGGACACGAGGCGGGAGACGAGACCCTCAGAAAGGTGGCAAAAATACTGGAGGAAGCCACAAGAAGCTCCGACATGGTGGCCCGATACGGAGGGGACGAGTTTTTAATTTATATGCCCAACACTTCCCCCCAGCAGGCCAAGGTGGTCATGACCAGGGCCGCTCAGATAGTCACGGTGAGGGATTTCCCCCATCCGATAGCCCTGGACTACGGGATAGCGGGCATTCCCGACGACGGCGACGATTTTCTGGAGGTCATAAAGGTAGCGGACCGACGGATGTACCTGTCTAAGGCAAAGAGGAAACAGAGCGTCTTCTCCTAG
- a CDS encoding gamma-glutamyl-gamma-aminobutyrate hydrolase family protein — protein MTKPLIAIASNLEFKETTEKVDLNRAYSEAVMMAGGLPLVIPITSNPKDIETYLSLTSGLLLPGGVDIDPLAFGEEPVPGLEEVRPELDEFHLTIARLALDRSMPILGICRGCQVLNVAAGGTLIQHIEPKEGILKHRQTVRRFHPCHSVDTESGTLIESVLGKSFVVNSFHHQAVATPGEGMVISARAKDGIVEAIEKDGSPFTVGVQWHPEAMLEGVDRSMAPLFRRFVSACS, from the coding sequence ATGACCAAACCTTTGATAGCCATAGCTTCAAACCTGGAGTTTAAGGAAACTACGGAAAAAGTGGATCTCAACAGAGCCTATTCGGAAGCGGTTATGATGGCAGGAGGACTGCCGTTGGTGATTCCCATAACCTCAAACCCTAAAGACATAGAGACCTACCTTTCTCTGACGTCGGGTCTCCTGTTGCCTGGAGGGGTGGACATAGACCCTCTGGCCTTCGGGGAAGAACCGGTCCCAGGGCTTGAGGAGGTCAGGCCCGAGCTGGACGAGTTTCATCTGACCATCGCCAGGCTGGCTCTGGACAGGTCTATGCCGATCCTGGGGATATGCCGGGGATGTCAGGTCCTCAACGTCGCCGCAGGGGGGACCTTGATCCAGCACATAGAGCCTAAAGAGGGGATACTTAAGCACCGACAGACCGTAAGGCGGTTTCACCCCTGCCACTCCGTAGACACAGAATCGGGCACTCTGATAGAGTCGGTACTAGGCAAGTCTTTCGTCGTGAACAGCTTCCACCATCAGGCGGTGGCCACACCGGGCGAGGGAATGGTGATCTCCGCCAGGGCAAAAGACGGTATAGTCGAGGCCATAGAGAAGGATGGCTCCCCTTTCACCGTCGGTGTCCAGTGGCATCCCGAGGCAATGCTGGAGGGCGTAGACAGGTCGATGGCCCCCCTGTTCAGACGCTTCGTGTCGGCCTGTAGTTAG
- a CDS encoding lytic transglycosylase domain-containing protein yields the protein MRKFIATMAFLVAFLANSSIGAAYSSEVDRLFWERNWSDLTALLSEDLSPRERSVVANGLWTQGRWEDALDVMDTLREIYPAEVAPYGEMLYVLGLERTGRTREAYDSALALYLSSPPKDLTYYVCFALSRLTGNDEERRKWMRRMVDATDDGTLKAQTLEKLMDFPDPSLSDASAVLKVRALNGKALDLFKKAPPSRERSYRLGYAAYLIGRDEEAVKYLSQVPLSGYFAQSALYYRSMSLYRLKRYKEALPLLSRLIFMEGSDFIVRGTRRISLIGERGHREEALKILYRASRELTGDGALTASASYASLLKGEAKVKEEDRILRDHPGSRPALDILWRRAWGRWDAGDYAGALGFFRKASVARPEHLYWAGKCLERLGESAKAAETFKALVKNHPLSVYAFMAAPDHSLGFDPQGQGLRRVETELERWGFVVHSKMKRAGSSDPLERYNGAWLARWMGQEDEAYRAARPLASMTVGGKGFPEDLARFLHPRPFRPDVESIAERFSMEPEIVWSIMKQESAFNPSAVSWVGASGLMQLMPGTAKWEAETVKMGKYDVFSVRDNIILGTAHISRLMKTYPRLEWALAAYNAGGGNVNKWNRTSGEKPLDLWMEGVPFTETRGYVKHVMGNLFVYRQLYGQSGESK from the coding sequence ATGAGAAAGTTTATCGCAACGATGGCGTTTTTGGTGGCCTTTCTAGCCAACTCTTCGATAGGGGCCGCGTACTCCTCGGAGGTCGACCGTCTTTTCTGGGAGAGAAACTGGAGCGATCTGACCGCTTTGCTCTCCGAGGACCTTTCCCCCAGGGAGAGGTCGGTCGTAGCTAACGGACTATGGACCCAAGGCAGGTGGGAGGACGCTCTCGACGTAATGGATACCCTGAGGGAGATCTATCCCGCCGAGGTCGCCCCCTACGGGGAGATGTTATACGTATTGGGCCTGGAGAGGACCGGAAGGACCAGGGAGGCCTACGACTCGGCGCTGGCCCTTTACCTCTCCTCTCCGCCGAAGGACCTGACCTACTACGTCTGTTTTGCCCTGTCCAGGCTGACCGGCAACGACGAGGAACGGCGTAAATGGATGAGACGCATGGTGGACGCTACCGACGACGGGACCTTAAAGGCCCAGACTCTGGAGAAACTGATGGATTTTCCCGATCCCTCCCTTTCGGACGCCTCGGCGGTGCTCAAGGTCAGGGCTCTGAACGGAAAGGCTCTGGATCTGTTCAAAAAAGCTCCCCCTTCACGGGAGCGATCCTATCGCCTAGGTTACGCCGCTTACCTGATAGGCAGAGATGAAGAGGCGGTAAAATACCTTTCCCAGGTACCTCTCTCAGGCTATTTTGCCCAGAGTGCCCTCTACTATCGGTCCATGAGCCTGTATCGTCTGAAGAGGTACAAAGAGGCGCTGCCTCTGCTTTCCCGTCTCATTTTCATGGAGGGAAGCGACTTTATCGTCAGAGGTACTAGGCGGATATCCCTTATAGGAGAGAGAGGACACAGAGAGGAAGCCCTTAAGATTCTGTACAGGGCATCGAGGGAGCTGACCGGAGACGGCGCCTTGACCGCCTCGGCGTCCTACGCCTCTCTCCTGAAAGGGGAAGCTAAGGTAAAAGAGGAGGATCGAATCCTCAGAGACCACCCAGGGTCAAGACCGGCTCTCGATATCCTGTGGCGCAGGGCCTGGGGAAGGTGGGATGCCGGAGATTACGCCGGAGCACTAGGCTTTTTCCGCAAAGCATCGGTGGCGAGGCCGGAGCATCTGTACTGGGCTGGGAAGTGTCTCGAGAGGTTAGGGGAGAGCGCTAAAGCCGCCGAGACCTTTAAGGCTCTGGTTAAAAACCATCCTCTTTCGGTCTACGCCTTTATGGCCGCCCCCGACCACTCTTTGGGGTTTGACCCACAGGGGCAGGGGCTCAGGAGGGTGGAGACGGAGCTGGAGAGGTGGGGGTTCGTCGTCCACTCGAAGATGAAAAGAGCGGGAAGCTCCGATCCTCTGGAGAGGTACAACGGGGCGTGGCTCGCCAGATGGATGGGCCAGGAGGACGAGGCCTACCGTGCCGCTAGGCCTCTGGCGTCTATGACCGTAGGGGGAAAGGGATTTCCAGAGGACCTAGCTAGATTCCTCCATCCCAGGCCTTTCAGGCCCGATGTGGAGTCTATCGCCGAGAGGTTTTCCATGGAGCCCGAGATAGTGTGGTCCATAATGAAACAGGAAAGCGCCTTCAACCCGTCGGCGGTCAGCTGGGTAGGGGCCTCGGGCCTCATGCAGCTCATGCCCGGAACCGCTAAGTGGGAGGCGGAAACCGTCAAAATGGGCAAGTACGACGTGTTCTCCGTGAGGGATAACATAATCCTAGGGACCGCCCACATCTCCAGGCTGATGAAGACCTACCCTAGGCTGGAGTGGGCCCTTGCGGCCTATAACGCCGGGGGAGGCAACGTCAATAAGTGGAATAGGACCTCAGGAGAAAAGCCTCTGGATCTGTGGATGGAGGGGGTTCCCTTCACCGAGACCAGAGGCTACGTAAAACACGTTATGGGCAATCTTTTCGTCTATCGACAGCTCTACGGTCAGAGCGGGGAGTCAAAATAG